The Nymphalis io chromosome 14, ilAglIoxx1.1, whole genome shotgun sequence genome has a segment encoding these proteins:
- the LOC126773282 gene encoding FAM172 family protein homolog CG10038 isoform X1 — translation MNTIRLSSIIYTSLILSKRKFTHNITNYCLSKVTRMSPVRSIADLGYAFNAEGQLRKVNDNGEPGEEPFQFNISNDHQECQAHYEVLGAAVTEHVYHLLESQENLIKLPIPKGSTEKNGTFIFVSQDYDKKDVLMVLIHGSGVVRAGQWARSLIINDCIESGTQIPYIRQAKAREYGIMVLNSNDNYREDKRIPHTGSSEEHVKYVWDEYIPNTKASSIVIVAHSYGGILTVGLADKQKKQFEKRVKAVALTDSVHSYSGIKISKHLLKVSRNWIASSSPLDTPMKTPSSDIYRVSAGHPKHEMTSSKCIDSVFKYFEGILKEHNDK, via the exons ATGAATACCATACGTCTCTCGTCAATAATATATACGTCGCTTATATTGTCTAAAAGAAAATTCACTCATAATATAACAAACTATTGCTTATCTAAGGTGACAAGGATGTCCCCTGTTAGAAGTATAGCAGACTTGGGGTATGCGTTTAATGCcg AAGGCCAGTTAAGAAAAGTCAATGACAATGGAGAGCCTGGCGAGGAgccatttcaatttaatataagtaatgatCATCAAGAATGTCAAGCACATTATGAGGTACTTGGGGCAGCAGTAACTGAGCATGTGTACCATTTACTTGAATCACAAGAGAATTTAATAAAGCTTCCCATACCCAAAGGGAGTACAGAAAAAAATGgcacatttatatttgtatcacaGGATTATGATAAGAAAGATGTGTTGATGGTTCTGATACATGGATCCGGTGTTGTGAGAGCTGGACAGTGGGCTCGGtc CctaataattaatgattgtaTAGAAAGTGGTACTCAAATTCCATACATCAGACAGGCAAAAGCCAGAGAATATGGAATTATGGTTCTTAATTCAAATGACAACTACAGAGAAGACAAAAGGATACCACATACTGGTAGTTCTGAAGAACATGTCAAATATGTATGGGACGAATACATTCCAAATACAAAAGCGTCTTCAATTGTTATTGTAGCGCATAGTTATGGTGGAATTTTAACTGTTGGGCTGGcagataaacaaaaaaagcaGTTTGAGAAGAGAGTAAAGGCTGTTGCATTGACCGACTCTGTTCATAGTTATTCTGGAATTAAAATTTCGAAACATTTATTAAag gtTTCAAGAAATTGGATAGCAAGTTCATCTCCATTAGATACTCCTATGAAAACTCCTAGCTCTGATATCTACAGGGTATCAGCAG GTCACCCAAAACATGAAATGACGTCTTCCAAGTGTATTGATTCGGTCTTCAAATATTTTGAAGGAATATTAAAAGAACATAATGACAAATAA
- the LOC126773282 gene encoding FAM172 family protein homolog CG10038 isoform X2 — MNTIRLSSIIYTSLILSKRKFTHNITNYCLSKVTRMSPVRSIADLGYAFNAGQLRKVNDNGEPGEEPFQFNISNDHQECQAHYEVLGAAVTEHVYHLLESQENLIKLPIPKGSTEKNGTFIFVSQDYDKKDVLMVLIHGSGVVRAGQWARSLIINDCIESGTQIPYIRQAKAREYGIMVLNSNDNYREDKRIPHTGSSEEHVKYVWDEYIPNTKASSIVIVAHSYGGILTVGLADKQKKQFEKRVKAVALTDSVHSYSGIKISKHLLKVSRNWIASSSPLDTPMKTPSSDIYRVSAGHPKHEMTSSKCIDSVFKYFEGILKEHNDK, encoded by the exons ATGAATACCATACGTCTCTCGTCAATAATATATACGTCGCTTATATTGTCTAAAAGAAAATTCACTCATAATATAACAAACTATTGCTTATCTAAGGTGACAAGGATGTCCCCTGTTAGAAGTATAGCAGACTTGGGGTATGCGTTTAATGCcg GCCAGTTAAGAAAAGTCAATGACAATGGAGAGCCTGGCGAGGAgccatttcaatttaatataagtaatgatCATCAAGAATGTCAAGCACATTATGAGGTACTTGGGGCAGCAGTAACTGAGCATGTGTACCATTTACTTGAATCACAAGAGAATTTAATAAAGCTTCCCATACCCAAAGGGAGTACAGAAAAAAATGgcacatttatatttgtatcacaGGATTATGATAAGAAAGATGTGTTGATGGTTCTGATACATGGATCCGGTGTTGTGAGAGCTGGACAGTGGGCTCGGtc CctaataattaatgattgtaTAGAAAGTGGTACTCAAATTCCATACATCAGACAGGCAAAAGCCAGAGAATATGGAATTATGGTTCTTAATTCAAATGACAACTACAGAGAAGACAAAAGGATACCACATACTGGTAGTTCTGAAGAACATGTCAAATATGTATGGGACGAATACATTCCAAATACAAAAGCGTCTTCAATTGTTATTGTAGCGCATAGTTATGGTGGAATTTTAACTGTTGGGCTGGcagataaacaaaaaaagcaGTTTGAGAAGAGAGTAAAGGCTGTTGCATTGACCGACTCTGTTCATAGTTATTCTGGAATTAAAATTTCGAAACATTTATTAAag gtTTCAAGAAATTGGATAGCAAGTTCATCTCCATTAGATACTCCTATGAAAACTCCTAGCTCTGATATCTACAGGGTATCAGCAG GTCACCCAAAACATGAAATGACGTCTTCCAAGTGTATTGATTCGGTCTTCAAATATTTTGAAGGAATATTAAAAGAACATAATGACAAATAA
- the LOC126773283 gene encoding syntaxin-18 has translation MDITPLFRACIKTVRTRNKAFGIQSPTSDDKQRILKSKPKTGFIATAKVISSQITKLRDFLLEHRERYLSFYNNVTGDEMSEAERDQIDTGAQRIINTCSNLLKEFRNDNRKLAVAQQTREYMDAVIDLIDSYLKAVCKIHSELKALRVKKALDIRKLSRLELPQTKSNILNPFIENKVIEKEEKENSETEEVDNAKTKIDLSENEVAVMSDEGELSAEELQMFESENIQLLNELNSMTEEVRQIESKVLHIAELQEIFTEKVLQQEQDIDRIANTVVGTTETMKDANEQIKQAIQRNAGLRVYILFFLLVMSFTLLFLDWYNE, from the exons atggaTATAACACCACTGTTTAGGGCTTGTATTAAAACAGTAAGAACTCGTAACAAAGCCTTTGGCATCCAAAGCCCAACAAGCGATGACAAACAACGTATACTGAAAAGTAAACCGAAAACGGGTTTTATAGCAACAGCTAAAGTTATATCTTCGCAAATAACAAAACTTCGAGACTTTCTGCTGGAGCACAGAGAGAGGTACTTAAGTTTCTATAATAATGTAACTGGTGACGAAATGTCCGAAGCTGAACGTGACCAGATAGACACTGGAGCGCAAAGAATAATCAATACTTGTTCAAATCTACTAAAAGAATTTAGAAATGATAATCGTAAGCTTGCAGTTGCTCAACAGACTCGGGAATATATGGATGCTGTAATTGACCTTATAGATTCATACTTGAAAGCTGTTTGTAAAATACACAGTGAATTAAAAGCTCTGAGAGTGAAAAAAGCCTTAGATATTCGAAAACTATCAAGATTGGAACTGCCACAGACAAAGTCTAATATACTTAATCCATTCATAGAAAATAAAGTCatagaaaaagaagaaaaagaaaatagtgAAACAGAAGAAGTGGACAATGCAAAAACAAAAATCGACTTATCAGAAAATGAAGTAGCAGTCATGTCTGATGAAGGGGAACTCAGCGCAGAGGAACTACAGATGTTTGAATCCGAGAACATTCAACTATTGAATGAATTGAACAGCATGACTGAAGAAGTTAGACAGATTGAAAGTAAAGTACTCCATATTGCAgaattacaagaaatatttacagaaaag gtTCTACAACAAGAACAAGATATTGACAGGATAGCAAATACTGTTGTTGGCACAACAGAAACAATGAAAGATGCGAATGAACAAATAAAGCAAGCCATCCAAAGGAATGCTGGTCTTAGGGTTTACATTTTGTTCTTCTTACTTGTAATGTCATTTACACTTCTATTCCTGGACTGGtacaatgaataa
- the LOC126773269 gene encoding m7GpppN-mRNA hydrolase isoform X1, with protein MAAADKISRQGKHSIPIEILDDLCSRFIINLPQEDRGNLVRICFQIELAHWFYLDYYCTDESKKLNTCGIRDFAAHIFQHVPQLREHISNLDEVLDNWREYKQTVPTYGAILLDTELSHVLLVQSYWTKASWGFPKGKVNEDEEPWKCAAREVLEETGFDISNLINKQDYIEAMIHDQIVRLYIIANIPRDTKFQPRTRNEIKACEWFPLADLPANRKDMTPKVKMGVSPNAFFMVLPFVKRMRRWVVERNLKVGRRTRHKSMGDIESCKTKNKTISQGLQNEIQEYQQSSGHKYTSNNHGNHSNTKANGNNGGGLKKGGKMTKRQLFTPQNTYTSNFSPVLKDNSPAEEIEESTYLNFVAPSWANFKFDKRAILECLT; from the exons ATGGCAGCAGCAGATAAAATTTCGCGTCAGGGAAAGCACTCCATTCCTATTGAAATATTGGACGATCTATGCAG CCGATTCATTATCAACCTGCCTCAAGAAGACAGAGGCAACTTAGTTCGAATCTGCTTCCAAATTGAGTTGGCCCACTGGTTCTATTTGGATTATTATTGTACAGATGAGAGTAAGAAGCTCAATACATGTGGTATTCGGGACTTTGCAGCACATATATTTcag catGTCCCACAACTACGAGAGCACATCAGCAATCTTGATGAAGTTTTGGATAACTGGCGTGAATACAAACAGACAGTACCAACATATGGAGCTATCCTCCTAGACACTGAACTGTCCCATGTGCTGCTTGTGCAGTCTTACTGGACCAAAGCATCATGGGGCTTCCCTAAAGGCAAAGTGAATGAAGATGAGGAGCCGTGGAAGTGTGCTGCTAGAGAG GTTCTTGAGGAGACTGGATTTGATATAagcaatttaattaacaaacaagATTATATTGAGGCAATGATACACGATCAAATCGTCCGCTTATACATCATTGCGAATATACCACGCGATACAAAGTTTCAGCCGCGAACGAGAAACGAAATAAAGGCTTGCGAATGGTTCCCACTAGCTGACCTACCCGCTAACAGGAAGGATATGACACCTAAAGTTAAAATGGGTGTCAGCCCCAATGCATTTTTTATGGTATTGCCATTTGTTAAACGAATGAGACGTTGGGTAGTAGAAAGGAATCTAAAAGTGGGCAGAAGAACGAGACACAAATCAATGGGTGACATTGAATCGTGCAAAACAAAGAACAAAACCATCTCACAAGGTCTACAGAACGAAATACAGGAGTATCAGCAGAGTTCTGGGCACAAATATACAAGTAATAATCATGGCAACCATTCAAATACGAAAGCGAATGGTAACAATGGCGGCGGTCTTAAAAAGGGCGGGAAAATGACAAAACGTCAACTTTTCACTccacaaaatacatatacaagTAATTTCTCCCCCGTGCTAAAAGATAACAGTCCAGCGGAAGAGATTGAAGAGAGCACGTATTTGAACTTCGTCGCGCCATCTTGGgccaattttaaatttgataaacgCGCCATCTTGGAATGTCTgacttga
- the LOC126773269 gene encoding m7GpppN-mRNA hydrolase isoform X2, with the protein MQLFNSRFIINLPQEDRGNLVRICFQIELAHWFYLDYYCTDESKKLNTCGIRDFAAHIFQHVPQLREHISNLDEVLDNWREYKQTVPTYGAILLDTELSHVLLVQSYWTKASWGFPKGKVNEDEEPWKCAAREVLEETGFDISNLINKQDYIEAMIHDQIVRLYIIANIPRDTKFQPRTRNEIKACEWFPLADLPANRKDMTPKVKMGVSPNAFFMVLPFVKRMRRWVVERNLKVGRRTRHKSMGDIESCKTKNKTISQGLQNEIQEYQQSSGHKYTSNNHGNHSNTKANGNNGGGLKKGGKMTKRQLFTPQNTYTSNFSPVLKDNSPAEEIEESTYLNFVAPSWANFKFDKRAILECLT; encoded by the exons ATGCAG CTTTTTAACAGCCGATTCATTATCAACCTGCCTCAAGAAGACAGAGGCAACTTAGTTCGAATCTGCTTCCAAATTGAGTTGGCCCACTGGTTCTATTTGGATTATTATTGTACAGATGAGAGTAAGAAGCTCAATACATGTGGTATTCGGGACTTTGCAGCACATATATTTcag catGTCCCACAACTACGAGAGCACATCAGCAATCTTGATGAAGTTTTGGATAACTGGCGTGAATACAAACAGACAGTACCAACATATGGAGCTATCCTCCTAGACACTGAACTGTCCCATGTGCTGCTTGTGCAGTCTTACTGGACCAAAGCATCATGGGGCTTCCCTAAAGGCAAAGTGAATGAAGATGAGGAGCCGTGGAAGTGTGCTGCTAGAGAG GTTCTTGAGGAGACTGGATTTGATATAagcaatttaattaacaaacaagATTATATTGAGGCAATGATACACGATCAAATCGTCCGCTTATACATCATTGCGAATATACCACGCGATACAAAGTTTCAGCCGCGAACGAGAAACGAAATAAAGGCTTGCGAATGGTTCCCACTAGCTGACCTACCCGCTAACAGGAAGGATATGACACCTAAAGTTAAAATGGGTGTCAGCCCCAATGCATTTTTTATGGTATTGCCATTTGTTAAACGAATGAGACGTTGGGTAGTAGAAAGGAATCTAAAAGTGGGCAGAAGAACGAGACACAAATCAATGGGTGACATTGAATCGTGCAAAACAAAGAACAAAACCATCTCACAAGGTCTACAGAACGAAATACAGGAGTATCAGCAGAGTTCTGGGCACAAATATACAAGTAATAATCATGGCAACCATTCAAATACGAAAGCGAATGGTAACAATGGCGGCGGTCTTAAAAAGGGCGGGAAAATGACAAAACGTCAACTTTTCACTccacaaaatacatatacaagTAATTTCTCCCCCGTGCTAAAAGATAACAGTCCAGCGGAAGAGATTGAAGAGAGCACGTATTTGAACTTCGTCGCGCCATCTTGGgccaattttaaatttgataaacgCGCCATCTTGGAATGTCTgacttga
- the LOC126773269 gene encoding m7GpppN-mRNA hydrolase isoform X3, giving the protein MLFNSRFIINLPQEDRGNLVRICFQIELAHWFYLDYYCTDESKKLNTCGIRDFAAHIFQHVPQLREHISNLDEVLDNWREYKQTVPTYGAILLDTELSHVLLVQSYWTKASWGFPKGKVNEDEEPWKCAAREVLEETGFDISNLINKQDYIEAMIHDQIVRLYIIANIPRDTKFQPRTRNEIKACEWFPLADLPANRKDMTPKVKMGVSPNAFFMVLPFVKRMRRWVVERNLKVGRRTRHKSMGDIESCKTKNKTISQGLQNEIQEYQQSSGHKYTSNNHGNHSNTKANGNNGGGLKKGGKMTKRQLFTPQNTYTSNFSPVLKDNSPAEEIEESTYLNFVAPSWANFKFDKRAILECLT; this is encoded by the exons ATG CTTTTTAACAGCCGATTCATTATCAACCTGCCTCAAGAAGACAGAGGCAACTTAGTTCGAATCTGCTTCCAAATTGAGTTGGCCCACTGGTTCTATTTGGATTATTATTGTACAGATGAGAGTAAGAAGCTCAATACATGTGGTATTCGGGACTTTGCAGCACATATATTTcag catGTCCCACAACTACGAGAGCACATCAGCAATCTTGATGAAGTTTTGGATAACTGGCGTGAATACAAACAGACAGTACCAACATATGGAGCTATCCTCCTAGACACTGAACTGTCCCATGTGCTGCTTGTGCAGTCTTACTGGACCAAAGCATCATGGGGCTTCCCTAAAGGCAAAGTGAATGAAGATGAGGAGCCGTGGAAGTGTGCTGCTAGAGAG GTTCTTGAGGAGACTGGATTTGATATAagcaatttaattaacaaacaagATTATATTGAGGCAATGATACACGATCAAATCGTCCGCTTATACATCATTGCGAATATACCACGCGATACAAAGTTTCAGCCGCGAACGAGAAACGAAATAAAGGCTTGCGAATGGTTCCCACTAGCTGACCTACCCGCTAACAGGAAGGATATGACACCTAAAGTTAAAATGGGTGTCAGCCCCAATGCATTTTTTATGGTATTGCCATTTGTTAAACGAATGAGACGTTGGGTAGTAGAAAGGAATCTAAAAGTGGGCAGAAGAACGAGACACAAATCAATGGGTGACATTGAATCGTGCAAAACAAAGAACAAAACCATCTCACAAGGTCTACAGAACGAAATACAGGAGTATCAGCAGAGTTCTGGGCACAAATATACAAGTAATAATCATGGCAACCATTCAAATACGAAAGCGAATGGTAACAATGGCGGCGGTCTTAAAAAGGGCGGGAAAATGACAAAACGTCAACTTTTCACTccacaaaatacatatacaagTAATTTCTCCCCCGTGCTAAAAGATAACAGTCCAGCGGAAGAGATTGAAGAGAGCACGTATTTGAACTTCGTCGCGCCATCTTGGgccaattttaaatttgataaacgCGCCATCTTGGAATGTCTgacttga